Part of the Rhizobium lentis genome, GATGACGAGGAAGAAGACGCCGACCAGCGTCATCGGTTCGATATAGCGATAGTTGCTGTTGGCGATGCTCTTGGCCTGGTTCATCAATTCCAGCACGGTGATCGCCGACAGCAGCGGCGTCTCCTTGAACATGGCGATGAAATAATTGGCGAGCGCCGGGATCATCGGCGGGATCGCCTGCGGCAGGATTACGTGGATCCAGGCCTGGCGCGTCGTCAGATTGGTGGCCTTGGCCGCCTCCCATTGTCCGCGCGAGACGTTCTCGATGCCGGCGCGATAGACCTCCGCCGTATAGGTCGCATAGTGAATACCGATGCCGATGACGCCGGCAACCAGCGGCGACAGCCGGACGCCGATATCCGGCAGGACGTAGAAGATGAAATAGAGCTGCACCAGCAGCGGCGTCCCGCGAATGAACTCGGAAACGAAGCCGACCGTCTTTGATAGGGCTGCGACCGATGATCGCCGCGCGATAGCGAGGAAGAGCCCGACGATCATCGCGACCGCGGCGCCGAGAACGGTGGCAAGAATGGTGATCTTGAACCCTTCGAGAAGGGTCGGCATGATGTGCCAGACGAAATCCCAATCCCATTCCATATTGATCAGGTCCTCATGCCGTCGAGGCCGCGTGTCATCCGCCGCTCCAACAGGCGCATGCCCGCCGAGATGGCGGAGGCCATGAGGAAATAGAGGATGAGGATCGTTGCGAAAGGCACCAGAGTATTGCCCGTCTGTGCCCGCACCACTTGCGCCTGGAAGGTCATGTCGGTCAGCGAGATCAGCGACACGACGGCCGTGCCTTTCAAAAGCTCGATCGCATTGTTGCAGAAGGTCGGCAGCATCAGGGGCAAGGCCTGCGGCAGGATGACATGGCGCATGCGTTGGTATCGCGACAGGTTCAGCGCGATGCAGGCTTCCGACTGTTCGCGCCCGACGGCCCTGACGGCGCCACGCACCACTTCTGCGCCGTAGGCGCCGACATTCAGGCCGAGCGCCAGCACGCCCGCCTGCAGCGGCGTCAGCGTCAATCCCGCGAAGGGCAGGACGAAATAGACCCAGAAGAGCTGGACGAAGATCGAGGTGCCGCGAAAGAATTCGATATAAGCGGTCGCCAGAGCCCGGAGCGCAAAGAAGCGCGACAGGCGGCCGAGGCCTGCGACGAAGGCCATGACGAGGGCCAGCGCCGAGCCCATGATCGTCAGTTCGAGCGTCACCAGGGCGCCCTGAAGGATCAGTGTCAGATAGCCGGACCATACCGACATCGGCAACTCACTTCTCTGGAGGTCGTGCTAGGGACAAACCGGCCATGACAGGACACATGGCCGGCTGCCCACTTCCGTTTACTTGGCTGCGGCGCAGAGCTTTTCGCGGCTCGTCGACATCGCCGCCTTGGCCGAAAAGCCATAGGGCTCGATGATCTTGGCGAATTCGCCCGATTCCTTCAGCTTCTTCAGCTCGACGTCGAAGGCATCGCGAAGCGCAACATCCTGTTTGCGGAAGGCCGCGCCATCGCAATAGACGGGTGCGTTGACGACCGGAGCGACGGTTTCCAAATTCGGGTCGTTCGCCTTGGCCAACAGGTCATGGATCGACAAAACCGGCAGCGAATAGACGTCGATGCGGCCGTCCTGCAGCATCTTGATGCCGCTCTGCCCATCCGGAACGACAATGACGCGGTCACGCGGCACGCCTGCTTCCAGCGCCAGCTTCTCCTCCGTGCCACCGCCCGGCGCGCCGATCTTGGCGTTGGGGTTGTCGGCGATATCCTTGTAGCTCGTCAGTTTCAACGGGTTGCCCTTCTTGAGAGC contains:
- the ehuD gene encoding ectoine/hydroxyectoine ABC transporter permease subunit EhuD, giving the protein MEWDWDFVWHIMPTLLEGFKITILATVLGAAVAMIVGLFLAIARRSSVAALSKTVGFVSEFIRGTPLLVQLYFIFYVLPDIGVRLSPLVAGVIGIGIHYATYTAEVYRAGIENVSRGQWEAAKATNLTTRQAWIHVILPQAIPPMIPALANYFIAMFKETPLLSAITVLELMNQAKSIANSNYRYIEPMTLVGVFFLVISLISVVGLRWLEERYARVDD
- the ehuB gene encoding ectoine/hydroxyectoine ABC transporter substrate-binding protein EhuB, whose product is MKAGYLLSAVGLSVLLAAGQASAADDKLEQLKEQGFARIAIANEPPFTAVGADGKVSGAAPDVARVIFEKLGVKEVVASISEYGAMIPGLQAGRHDAITAGLFMKPERCNAVAYSEPILCDAEAFALKKGNPLKLTSYKDIADNPNAKIGAPGGGTEEKLALEAGVPRDRVIVVPDGQSGIKMLQDGRIDVYSLPVLSIHDLLAKANDPNLETVAPVVNAPVYCDGAAFRKQDVALRDAFDVELKKLKESGEFAKIIEPYGFSAKAAMSTSREKLCAAAK
- the ehuC gene encoding ectoine/hydroxyectoine ABC transporter permease subunit EhuC, which produces MSVWSGYLTLILQGALVTLELTIMGSALALVMAFVAGLGRLSRFFALRALATAYIEFFRGTSIFVQLFWVYFVLPFAGLTLTPLQAGVLALGLNVGAYGAEVVRGAVRAVGREQSEACIALNLSRYQRMRHVILPQALPLMLPTFCNNAIELLKGTAVVSLISLTDMTFQAQVVRAQTGNTLVPFATILILYFLMASAISAGMRLLERRMTRGLDGMRT